The Nyctibius grandis isolate bNycGra1 chromosome 20, bNycGra1.pri, whole genome shotgun sequence DNA window GGAACCATTTCCCTCAGTGCTGCAGACAGTTCGCACCTGATGAGGCAGGTAGCACTGTTACTTTCTCCAGACTTGTTAGCAAAATTTCCcagggtggggagaggtggTCTGGTATTTTGCTTGGTTTTCTCCTTCCTACAGCTTGTTCTGGCCACAAGCTGTCACTGCCACCCTGCCTTGGTCGCAGCAGCCAGCTGTGCCCACTTTTCAACTCGCTCTTTCTCCAGAAGCTTTTCCCCTTGCTGCGACTTCagatacagatttaaaaaagcaGCCCTGGTGCCAGCCTAAAGGCAGCTACTGCTCAGCTGGGCAGGTTAGAAACGGGGGAGGAAAGGATCTGTAGGTGATAGCTGTAGGCTGACTGTGGTGTGCCAAGGGAATAGCATCTGAGGAAAGAGGTCCCACTGATCTGAACAGcacttgctgctgttgttttatGCCTCACAAAAGGGATGTGTTCCCTGAAGAGCTCTGGTTGCCCCCACCGTCCCTCTTTCTTACCTTATTGTACACATTGAACCATTCGGGGTGGTGATCCAGTTTTTCTGCCTGTAGAGCCACTCTAGTCATGAAGCCAAAGGCCTGCCCAGTGGAGTAAGAAGAAAAGTTAGCTCTGAACCATTTACCCTGCAACATATTGTTTTTCACCCCATTGCTATTGATTTTACACCATATGTTTGTAGGTAACCCAACCAAATGCAAAGCCTGGGATGTTCTTTGTCTTTGTTGGGGTTATCTATgggttttcctctttttggGGAGCTTTCCCTAGACAAACCACTTGCTGGGTTGAGCACTTTGGTGTCTTGGGTGGGTTATTTTGCTCAGCCATTACATTTCAGGAGAAACACGGAGGGAAGTCCCTCCTTGCAGATGGGACTCCCTGCTCTGCAAACCAGGTCTCCAGTGTTGTAAAACTCTGTACCATCGGTGCTCATACCCGGTTGAAGTCCTTGAAGTGGAACTCTTTGAAGATGGCGTCTCTGCCTTCCACCTCGTTCCACCCCACGGCTCTCAGGtttggcagcagctgctccctctCCTCCGCGCTCAGCCTGTGGGCTTTTCCTGCCTGCCaccacagaaaggaaagggaagaggagcagaTCAACATGGCAGAGGTAGGATGAAGCAGATGTTCAAAGCATCCCATGGGTTGTGGCGTACAGGTCCATGGAGACAGCTGCAGACTGGGTAGGAGGGTTAGAGTGTGTGTGCGGACCTGAATTGGGGGGTGCTGATAATAGGGGATATCAGTGCTGtcttctgctccctgccctgggtACATCCTAGATCAAGTGAAGCCCAGCTTGTCGCTTTTGTCCTCTGCATCACCTACCACTTTACCAGTGGTAAATGATGGCTGTGTGAGGTTAAGCTCCCAAAGACATTACatatttgctggaaaaaaaaaccctgaaactcAGTGAAGGCTTCTAGAAGTGAGAATTGCTTCCTTTCGAGGTTCATGAAGTACCTTCCCGAAGCGGGAGGGCTTTATTGCAGGTCATCTGCGC harbors:
- the PCBD1 gene encoding pterin-4-alpha-carbinolamine dehydratase codes for the protein MAGKAHRLSAEEREQLLPNLRAVGWNEVEGRDAIFKEFHFKDFNRAFGFMTRVALQAEKLDHHPEWFNVYNKVHITLSTHECGGLSERDINLASFIEQVAASLS